The following coding sequences are from one Gossypium raimondii isolate GPD5lz chromosome 4, ASM2569854v1, whole genome shotgun sequence window:
- the LOC105779898 gene encoding LOW QUALITY PROTEIN: senescence-specific cysteine protease SAG39 (The sequence of the model RefSeq protein was modified relative to this genomic sequence to represent the inferred CDS: inserted 1 base in 1 codon): protein MASKNQLHHHFTCLALLIFILGVCEATSRAALEDASMYERHQWMVQFGRVYMDTNERQKRFQIFKQNVARIDSFNAANNKPYKLGVNQFADLTNQEFTASRNGFKGRMCSNTATTFKYENATALPSTVDWRKKGAVTPIKDQGQCGCCWAFSAVAAMEGVTKLTTGKLISLSEQELVDCDTKGEDQGCEGGLMDDAFQFIEKNKGLTTESXLPYKGVDGTCNTNEAANHAAKINGFEDVPANSEDALQKAVANQPVSVAIDAGGFDFQFYSGGVFTGSCGTDLDHGVTAVGYGEDGGTKYWLVKNSWGSSWGEEGYIRMQRDVEAKEGLCGIAMQASYPTA from the exons ATGGCTTCCAAAAACCAGCTGCATCATCATTTCACTTGTTTGGCCTTACTAATCTTCATATTGGGTGTATGTGAAGCCACATCCCGCGCTGCTCTTGAAGATGCATCCATGTACGAGAGGCATCAATGGATGGTCCAATTCGGACGAGTTTACATGGACACCAACGAGAGGCAAAAGCGTTTCCagattttcaaacaaaatgtgGCACGCATCGACTCTTTCAATGCTGCCAACAACAAGCCGTACAAGCTCGGTGTGAACCAATTTGCAGATCTAACCAACCAAGAGTTCACTGCTTCTCGAAATGGGTTCAAGGGCCGTATGTGTTCCAACACGGCTACCACTTTCAAATACGAGAACGCCACCGCATTGCCTTCTACCGTGGATTGGAGAAAGAAAGGAGCTGTTACACCTATCAAGGACCAAGGCCAATGCG GATGCTGTTGGGCGTTCTCGGCCGTGGCAGCCATGGAAGGGGTTACTAAGCTGACAACAGGAAAGTTAATTTCCTTGTCCGAGCAGGAACTGGTGGACTGTGACACCAAGGGTGAGGATCAAGGCTGCGAAGGTGGTCTAATGGACGATGCATTccaattcatcgagaagaacaAAGGCCTAACAACCGAAT ATTTACCCTACAAGGGAGTCGATGGCACATGCAATACCAACGAAGCAGCCAACCATGCGGCTAAGATAAATGGGTTTGAAGATGTGCCTGCCAATAGTGAAGATGCATTGCAGAAGGCCGTTGCCAACCAACCCGTTTCAGTTGCCATCGATGCCGGGGGGTTCGACTTCCAGTTCTACTCGGGTGGTGTGTTTACGGGAAGTTGTGGCACCGATCTGGACCACGGAGTGACGGCTGTTGGATATGGAGAGGATGGTGGGACTAAGTATTGGTTGGTGAAGAACTCTTGGGGCAGTAGCTGGGGTGAAGAAGGCTACATTAGGATGCAAAGAGATGTGGAAGCAAAGGAAGGCCTTTGTGGCATTGCAATGCAAGCATCCTACCCTACTGCATAG
- the LOC128040596 gene encoding senescence-specific cysteine protease SAG39-like, which translates to MASKNQLHHHFTCLALLIFILGVCEATSRATLEDASMYERHQQWMVQFGRVYKDTNERQKRFQIFKQNVARIDSFNAANNKPYKLGVNQFADLTNQEFTASRNGFKGRMCSNTAATFKYENATALPSTVDWRKKGAVTPIKDQGQCGCCWAFSAVAAMEGVTKLTTGKLISLSEQELVDCDTKGEDQGCEGGLMDDAFQFIEKNKGLTTESIYPYKGVDGTCNTNEAANHAAKINGFEDVPANSEDALQKAVANQPVSVAIDAGGFDFQFYSGGVFTGSCGTDLDHGVTAVGYGEDGGTKYWLVKNSWGSSWGEEGYIRMQRDVDAKEGLCGIAMQASYPTA; encoded by the exons ATGGCTTCCAAAAACCAGCTGCATCATCATTTCACTTGTTTGGCCTTACTAATCTTCATATTGGGTGTATGTGAAGCCACATCCCGCGCTACTCTTGAAGATGCATCCATGTACGAGAGGCATCAACAATGGATGGTCCAATTCGGACGAGTTTACAAGGACACCAACGAGAGGCAAAAGCGTTTCCagattttcaaacaaaatgtgGCACGCATCGACTCTTTCAATGCTGCCAACAACAAGCCGTACAAGCTCGGTGTGAACCAATTTGCAGATCTAACCAACCAAGAGTTCACTGCTTCTCGAAATGGGTTCAAGGGCCGTATGTGTTCCAACACGGCTGCCACTTTCAAATACGAGAACGCCACCGCATTGCCTTCTACCGTGGATTGGAGAAAGAAAGGAGCTGTTACACCTATCAAGGACCAAGGCCAATGCG GATGCTGTTGGGCGTTCTCGGCCGTGGCAGCCATGGAAGGGGTTACTAAGCTGACAACAGGAAAGTTAATTTCCTTGTCCGAGCAGGAACTGGTGGACTGTGACACCAAGGGTGAGGATCAAGGCTGCGAAGGTGGTCTAATGGACGATGCATTccaattcatcgagaagaacaAAGGCCTAACAACCGAATCCATTTACCCCTACAAGGGAGTCGATGGCACATGCAATACCAACGAAGCAGCCAACCATGCGGCTAAGATAAATGGGTTTGAAGATGTGCCTGCCAATAGTGAAGATGCATTGCAGAAGGCCGTTGCCAACCAACCCGTTTCAGTTGCCATCGATGCCGGGGGGTTCGACTTCCAGTTCTACTCGGGTGGTGTGTTTACGGGAAGTTGTGGCACCGATCTGGACCACGGAGTGACGGCTGTTGGATATGGAGAGGATGGTGGGACTAAGTATTGGTTGGTGAAGAACTCTTGGGGCAGTAGCTGGGGTGAAGAAGGCTACATTAGGATGCAAAGAGATGTGGATGCAAAGGAAGGCCTTTGTGGCATTGCAATGCAAGCATCCTACCCTACTGCATAA